One window of the Trifolium pratense cultivar HEN17-A07 linkage group LG2, ARS_RC_1.1, whole genome shotgun sequence genome contains the following:
- the LOC123904130 gene encoding centromere-associated protein E encodes MELELGLKITKTRDDIDSISEYQFMKDTGPVFKSRETNTMFILTAHLKGYKRNNIDININKDGNKISIKGKKPIQEMVMMGWVMQKKVVDVKGFNKVFKIPYGVNLDKIKANYNEEEWMLNIVMPKLVKGVFGLKIEEIKEQEFDKGRREHGKSDFDHVSSSVGETSQKGSKEFEFQHMEGSDNIIEKMIDDTKKEINEGRILKEVGEYKLRIEDGNGESVREKGGKEEYEVSKKLEIDQSVGIFMSKEIEDTSQDKEFEDQKLNSRSVDKRLDDVNRDLIGSTIKKDNEESKFRIKDNRVKDANQIGFKESMIQQSGESKQNEFGEPKCESKVRLKESMEESSKEPFEAMKVPKHDENIVDHIPNNIDSINQTQLKEEYEKPPFEAYEDVQKTMFGDIIQKEIIKPNKEGFGAKITINEEFPKNLPKNNYEESEGLNNQKMQETKNEKEEMVGKEVEYFLEKGQGERLKVMHEEAKKGNNTNETMKKEIEESDNGIKEGGQQHVAKMKESKGCNVAKEEEQKEVKKEALVENGSLIVEGNESKEITKEIVQDGEDKIENDIVKLKGEGSTKMHVEPNEPFEGENVNNGIFDESETKMFHAIEQTKDVNEKGANIEHSKKKIQNKGIQESVEESSMKPFEANEDVHKDFGKPKMESKDGNQESVREKLNKEAVEGEINEEIQNYLPKITNEQNKGLNVQKRREIKDVKENVVDENVVKRKGKGIEYFVENGEGDRLKNMHVNKESEHEKSEHGIKESGQQHENTVKEMYEVSKSETKELPRQVAEIDGSKDFDVAKEEKKDEVLNEALVESESLMEMVQGEESNPMTKEIVQDDEDKIGIFDGRKTNKFREMKQTEDVKEKNAKIGKFAKTVNEKIQNEEDEDLKKNTPKEKDQCCLQEDMSEGRCESTKSGKEDFSMKMLDSQIDTREGPKDRKMEKTKGIKEESEKVKREKYKKLEVEANELQGTEIETISQILFEESVENKSKPKEIGTPEREFQSVASTGFKEFDYRNAKDKKQNMTMSPQKFQSKETHESKDESINQDILNQKIAKEVETIDDEVVKSLSTPKFQITQQSEVEEKDKSCEGSKEKYKVSLESKGQNHTKDIQNCIEMKENEEAKQKDTFKQEMPLEKGEFLNGETMQEKEAEPLESSLKNDVAEMKTKRPLELEKTIVNWKFPKTKDQHDYGTEEMKLPKIAACQEAKPSKLQRSKCNQQSTEKIKAIGEHEETKDSPKLNIVETAKIDSLQPQFLDVQENILQKKEEPKVTKIEEKHVSTLQREIRKTTQTTEEKELKMKEKMTPFEKVSGSKRVEEKVPDTPNRELQREIEEVASKMVEPSTTVEKTPTKKGERKNPQELTGPNLNYEISKVEEVQKENEVESHIPVLVKTIYKEEGTKANEVESLEASLNNDNLQHEQHEFGTEEIKEPKDATYQEAKTSKLQRPKINEPSTDEISRKSEENIDSLLPLLLNEQDVLHVEEKNDKNGFHTPNIVEEERVVKKREGPMVAKNEETNNSSTLKRVNGKPKTKEENKPKMKEITTQFEKANRSKSVEEKVHRTPKREHQRELEEVTSKIKVEAQTTVEKNTIKEVERKEPLELTSLPNMVNEILKVEEKHQEKEGQKHIQVLEATVAKGKDDRGHQYVQKNNKKEFQTQKTLEDEKVVKEMEEAKVAKSEENKDDCTFKRQDGKTTQALKFDNASSESKRVGEKVHETSDRNHQRELEEATSKMRVEQPTIVVKTPTNMDNEIPRVEEFRKEEVERHIQELEATISKEKDIIEQKEDTGSQQNSMVPKNLPPKRDFDSMEDTPTLEVVADKVVQQLEVSSTSCTKQFEVEGEEKAKRMEPKIDVHDSKKCKRGQDIEQCINNDEEAKQGIEEIKDEEKDYEQVFEEKKEGEDEKRGGKKDNAKISKEFFVPLVIAGSAILVTLIAIFVRNRRARKR; translated from the exons atggaactAGAATTGGGACTCAAAATCACCAAAACTAGAGATGACATTGATTCCATATCTGAGTATCAATTTATGAAGGATACAGGACCAGTCTTTAAATCTAGAGAAACTAACACCATGTTCATCCTCACTGCACATCTTAAAG GTTATAAGAGGAATAACATTGACATCAATATTAACAAAGATGGTAATAAGATATCAATTAAAGGAAAGAAGCCAATTCAAGAAATGGTAATGATGGGATGGGTAATGCAAAAGAAAGTGGTTGATGTTAAAGGCTTCAATAAGGTTTTCAAAATTCCTTATGGTGTGAATTTGGATAAGATCAAAGCAAATTACAATGAAGAAGAATGGATGTTAAATATTGTCATGCCAAAATTGGTGAAAGGGGTTTTTGGTCTTAAGATTGAGGAAATTAAGGAACAAGAATTTGACAAAGGAAGAAGAGAACATGGGAAAAGTGATTTTGATCATGTTTCTAGTAGTGTTGGTGAGACAAGCCAAAAAGGTTCAaaagaatttgaatttcaacataTGGAAGGAAGTGATAATATTATTGAGAAGATGATTGATGATACTAAGAAGGAAATAAATGAAGGGAGAATACTAAAAGAAGTTGGTGAATATAAGTTAAGAATTGAAGATGGAAATGGAGAGAGTGTGAGAGAAAAAGGTGGCAAGGAAGAATATGAAGTGAGTAAGAAATTAGAAATAGATCAAAGTGTTGGTATATTTATGTCAAAGGAAATTGAAGATACAAGTCAAGATAAAGAGTTTGAGGATCAAAAGTTGAATAGTAGAAGTGTTGACAAAAGGCTTGATGATGTTAATAGGGACTTAATTGGAAGCacaattaaaaaagataatGAAGAATCTAAGTTTAGGATTAAGGATAATAGGGTAAAAGATGCAAATCAAATAGGTTTTAAAGAGTCTATGATTCAACAAAGTGGAGAGTCAAAACAAAATGAATTTGGAGAACCAAAGTGTGAAAGTAAGGTTAGACTTAAAGAAAGTATGGAAGAAAGTAGTAAGGAACCATTTGAAGCAATGAAGGTACCAAAACATGATGAAAATATAGTTGATCATATTCCTAACAATATTGATTCTATAAACCAAACTCAATTGAAAGAGGAATATGAAAAGCCACCTTTTGAAGCCTATGAAGATGTGCAAAAAACCATGTTTGGAGATATCATCCAAAAGGAAATCATAAAGCCTAACAAAGAAGGATTTGGTGCAAAGATAACTATCAATGAAGAGTTTCCTAAGAACTTACCTAAAAATAACTATGAGGAAAGTGAAGGATTGAATAATCAAAAGATGCAAGAAACCAAAAATGAGAAAGAAGAAATGGTAGGCAAAGAGGTTGAATATTTTTTGGAGAAGGGTCAAGGTGAAAGATTGAAAGTGATGCATGAGGAAGCAAAGAAAGGCAATAATACAAATGAGACAATGAAAAAGGAAATTGAAGAGAGTGATAATGGAATCAAGGAAGGTGGTCAACAACATGTCGCAAAGATGAAAGAAAGTAAAGGTTGTAATGTTGCTAAGGAGGAAGAACAAAAAGAGGTTAAGaaagaagcattagttgaaaatGGAAGTTTAATAGTGGAAGGAAATGAATCCAAGGAGATAACAAAGGAAATAGTCCAAGATGGCgaagataaaattgaaaatgatataGTGAAGTTGAAAGGAGAAGGATCTACAAAGATGCATGTTGAACCAAATGAGCCTTTTGAGGGAGAGAATGTTAATAATGGAATATTTGATGAAAGCGAAACAAAAATGTTTCATGCGATTGAACAAACTAAAGATGTCAATGAAAAGGGTGCAAATATTGAACATTCTAAGAAGAAGATACAAAATAAAGGTATCCAAGAAAGTGTGGAAGAAAGTAGCATGAAACCTTTTGAAGCCAATGAAGATGTTCATAAGGACTTTGGAAAGCCTAAGATGGAAAGTAAAGATGGAAATCAAGAATCTGTAAGAGAAAAGCTTAATAAAGAAGCAGTTGAAGGAGAGATAAATGAAGAGATTCAAAATTACTTGCCTAAAATTACTAATGAGCAAAATAAAGGATTGAATGTTCAAAAGCGGCGAGAAATCAAAGATGTCAAAGAAAATGTTGTCGATGAAAATGTTGtcaaaagaaagggaaaagggATTGAATATTTTGTGGAGAATGGGGAAGGTGATAGACTCAAAAACATGCATGTGAATAAGGAAAGTGAACATGAAAAGAGTGAACATGGAATTAAGGAAAGTGGTCAACAACATGAGAATACTGTAAAAGAAATGTATGAAGTATCAAAGAGTGAGACTAAAGAGTTGCCGCGGCAGGTTGCAGAGATTGATGGAAGTAAAGATTTTGATGTtgcaaaagaggaaaaaaaagacGAGGTTTTGAATGAAGCATTGGTTGAAAGTGAAAGTTTGATGGAAATGGTACAAGGAGAAGAATCCAATCCGATGACAAAGGAAATAGTCCAAGATGATGAagataaaattggaatatttgatggaagaaaaacaaataagttTCGAGAAATGAAGCAAACTGAAGATGTCAAGGAAAAGAATGCGAAAATTGGAAAGTTTGCGAAGACTGTGAATGAGAAGATAcaaaatgaagaagatgaagatttgaAGAAAAAcacaccaaaagaaaaagatcaaTGCTGTTTGCAAGAAGATATGAGTGAAGGAAGATGCGAATCAACCAAGTCTGGAAAAGAAGATTTTTCAATGAAAATGTTAGATTCACAAATTGATACAAGAGAAGGACCCAAGGATAGAAAAATGGAGAAAACTAAAGGTATCAAAGAAGAGAGTGAAAAAGTAAAGAGGGAGAAATATAAAAAGTTAGAAGTTGAAGCAAATGAACTTCAAGGGACTGAGATTGAAACAATTAGTCAGATTTTGTTTGAAGAATCCGTTGAAAACAAGTCAAAACCGAAAGAGATAGGAACTCCTGAAAGAGAATTTCAATCAGTTGCAAGCACGGGATTTAAGGAGTTTGATTATCGGAATGCAAAGGATAAGAAACAGAATATGACGATGTCACCTCAAAAATTTCAAAGCAAGGAGACACATGAATCAAAAGATGAAAGTATCAATCAAGATATTCTAAATCAAAAGATTGCAAAAGAGGTTGAGACTATCGATGATGAAGTTGTGAAATCATTATCAACACCAAAGTTTCAAATAACACAACAGTCTGAAGttgaagaaaaagataaatcatGTGAAGGGAGCAAAGAAAAGTACAAAGTTTCCTTAGAATCAAAAGGGCAAAATCATACAAAGGATATCCAAAATTGTATTGAAATGAAGGAAAATGAAGAGGCTAAACAAAAGGACACTTTCAAGCAAGAAATGCCTCTAGAAAAAGGCGAATTTCTAAATGGGGAAACAATGCAAGAGAAAGAAGCAGAACCCTTGGAATCAAGCCTGAAGAATGATGTTGCAGAAATGAAAACTAAAAGGCCTCTTGAACTAGAAAAGACTATTGTGAATTGGAAATTTCCAAAGACAAAAGATCAACATGATTATGGAACTGAAGAGATGAAATTGCCGAAAATTGCAGCATGTCAAGAAGCTAAACCATCAAAGTTACAACGGTCAAAGTGTAATCAACAATCCACAGAGAAAATAAAAGCTATTGGAGAacatgaagaaacaaaagattCACCAAAGCTAAACATTGTGGAAACTGCAAAAATTGATAGTTTGCAACCACAGTTCCTTGATGTGCAAGAAAATATTTTGCAGAAAAAGGAAGAGCCAAAAGTTACAAAGATTGAAGAGAAACATGTTTCAACACTCCAAAGAGAGATCAGAAAAACAACTCAAACCACAGAAGAAAAGGAGCttaaaatgaaggaaaaaatgaCACCTTTTGAGAAGGTTAGTGGATCCAAAAGGGTAGAAGAAAAAGTTCCTGACACTCCGAATAGAGAACTTCAAAGAGAAATTGAAGAAGTCGCGTCTAAAATGGTGGAACCATCAACTACAGTTGAAAAAACTCCAACTAAAAAAGGTGAAAGGAAAAATCCTCAAGAATTAACAGGGCCAAATCTGAACTATGAAATTTCAAAGGTAGaagaagtacaaaaagaaaatgagGTGGAAAGTCACATTCCTGTACTAGTAAAAACCATTTATAAAGAAGAAGGAACAAAGGCTAATGAAGTAGAATCCTTGGAAGCAAGTTTGAACAATGATAATTTACAACATGAACAACATGAGTTTGGAACAGAAGAGATTAAAGAACCAAAAGATGCAACATATCAAGAAGCAAAAACATCAAAGTTACAAAGGCCAAAGATTAATGAACCATCAACAGATGAAATAAGCAGAAAATCAGAAGAAAATATTGATAGTTTGCTGCCACTTCTCCTTAATGAACAAGACGTACTTCATGTGGAAGAGAAGAATGATAAGAATGGATTTCATACACCGAATATTGTGGAAGAAGAAAGAGTTGTGAAGAAAAGGGAAGGACCAATGGTTGCAAAGAATGAAGAAACTAACAATTCTTCAACACTCAAAAGAGTGAATGGAAAACCAAAAaccaaagaagaaaataaaccTAAAATGAAGGAAATAACTACACAGTTTGAGAAGGCTAATAGATCAAAAAGTGTAGAAGAAAAAGTGCATCGAACTCCAAAGAGAGAACATCAAAGAGAATTAGAAGAAGTAACTTCTAAAATCAAAGTTGAAGCACAAACTACAGTTgagaaaaatacaataaaagaAGTTGAAAGGAAAGAGCCTCTTGAATTAACAAGTCTACCAAACATGGTCAATGAAATTTTAAAGGTAGAAGAAAAGCATCAAGAAAAAGAGGGGCAAAAGCACATTCAAGTACTAGAAGCTACCGTCGCTAAAGGAAAAGACGACAGAGGTCACCAATATGTGCAAAAGAATAATAAGAAAGAATTTCAAACACAAAAGACTTTAGAAGATGAAAAAGTTGTGAAGGAAATGGAAGAGGCAAAGGTTGCAAAGAGTGAAGAAAATAAAGATGATTGCACATTCAAAAGACAAGATGGAAAAACTACACAAGCCTTAAAATTTGACAATGCTAGTAGTGAATCCAAAAGGGTAGGAGAAAAAGTGCATGAAACTTCAGATAGAAATCATCAAAGAGAGTTAGAAGAAGCCACTTCTAAAATGAGGGTGGAACAACCAACTATAGTTGTAAAGACTCCAACAAACATGGACAATGAAATTCCAAGGGTAGAAGAATTTAGAAAAGAAGAGGTGGAAAGGCACATTCAAGAACTAGAAGCAACCATTTCTAAAGAAAAAGATATAATTGAACAAAAAGAG GATACAGGAAGCCAACAAAACTCTATGGTACCAAAGAATCTACCACCAAAAAGAGATTTTGATTCCATGGAGGATACTCCAACATTAGAAGTAGTAGCTGATAAAGTGGTTCAACAATTAGAGGTTTCTAGCACATCATGCACTAAACAATTTGAagttgaaggagaagaaaaagcaaaaagaaTGGAACCTAAAATAGATGTCCATGAttcaaaaaaatgtaaaagaggccaAGATATTGAACAATGCATAAACAATGATGAGGAAGCAAAACAAGGAATAGAAGAAAttaaagatgaagaaaaagacTATGAGCAAGTgtttgaggaaaaaaaagaaggtgAAGATGAAAAAAGAGGAGGGAAAAAGGATAATGCAAAAATATCAAAGGAATTTTTTGTTCCATTGGTAATAGCAGGATCAGCAATACTTGTCACTTTAATAGCTATCTTTGTTCGCAATAGAAGAGCTAGAAAAAGGTAA